In the genome of Palaemon carinicauda isolate YSFRI2023 chromosome 13, ASM3689809v2, whole genome shotgun sequence, one region contains:
- the LOC137651927 gene encoding kynurenine/alpha-aminoadipate aminotransferase, mitochondrial-like isoform X2 yields the protein MDYTRFMTDVTKNRKATILRDLFNLQLQGGEDWIYVIGGLPNESLFPLTEGQFTLADRRKIFIDESTMQECLQYGPSSGYPPLVKQLEAMVKKYHDPPRWSERKLLTINGTQDGLANSIAMMMNEGDFVLMENPSYSAFISLIQPYSPRILVLETDERGLIPSSLRAVLSRWNPEEMSKAQKDVPKFLYTNPTGNNPTGTVWPTERRKEIYSICCEYNLIIIEDDPYYFQQYTSEEYPPSFLRLDTECRVIRLDSFSKIIGGGLRTGFATGPEPLIEKLIFYQQMSSQHVSNLSQITLHQILNTWGEDGFERHTEKVKEFYWKKRDAVIACAEKHLSELCEWTVPDGGLFIWMKVKNVPDVWDMIMKRAAAKKVVMVPGNAFMPDSSMPCPYIRVAFSHNPTEKINEAFRRFAEMIREEISINKSTKG from the exons ATGGATTATACAAGATTTATGACCGATGTAACCAAGAACAGAAAAGCAACTATACTGAGAGATCTCT TTAATCTGCAACTACAAGGTGGCGAAGATTGGATATACGTGATTGGTGGTCTACCTAacgagtccctgtttcctttgaccGAAGGTCAATTCACTTTAGCAGATAGGAGAAAGATATTTATAGATGAAAGCACCATGCAAGAGTGTTTGCAATATGGGCCTTCAAGCGG GTATCCTCCATTGGTAAAACAACTGGAAGCGATGGTGAAGAAGTATCACGATCCTCCTCGGTGGTCTGAGAGAAAGCTATTGACGATCAACGGGACCCAAGATGGCCTTGCGAATTCGATAGCAATGATGATGAATGAAGGGGACTTCGTCCTTATGGAAAATCCTAGCTACAGCGCTTTTATATCCCTC ATTCAACCGTATTCTCCGAGAATCTTGGTATTGGAAACGGACGAAAGGGGGCTTATACCCAGCTCTCTTAGAGCAGTTTTGTCTCGATGGAATCCAGAAGAGATGTCGAAGGCTCAGAAGGATGTACCTAAG tTCTTGTATACGAATCCCACGGGCAACAACCCCACAGGCACCGTGTGGCCAACCGAGAGGAGGAAAGAGATATATAGCATCTGTTGTGAATATAATCTCATCATTATTGAAGATGACCCTTATTACTTCCAGCAATATACTTCAGAG GAGTACCCACCAAGTTTCCTACGACTGGACACAGAATGCCGCGTGATACGTCTGGACTCCTTCTCGAAGATTATAGGCGGAGGATTGAGGACTGGGTTTGCCACTGGACCAGAACCTTTGATCGAGAAATTAATATTCTATCAGCAAATGTCCAGTCAGCATGTTTCTAACCTATCACAA ATTACCCTGCACCAAATCCTGAATACCTGGGGAGAAGATGGCTTCGAGAGACATACAGAGAAAGTCAAGGAATTTTACTGGAAGAAGAGAGATGCTGTTATAGCATGCGCTGAAAAACATTTATCAG AGCTGTGTGAATGGACTGTCCCCGATGGAGGTCTATTCATTTGGATGAAG GTGAAGAACGTACCCGATGTATGGGACATGATCATGAAAAGAGCGGCAGCTAAGAAAGTAGTCATGGTACCCGGAAACGCTTTCATGCCAGACAGCAGTATGCCGTGTCCATACATCAGGGTTGCTTTTTCTCATAACCCAACGGAAAAGATCAATGAG GCTTTCAGAAGATTTGCAGAGATGATAAGAGAGGAAATAAGCATCAACAAGTCTACTAAAGGATAG
- the LOC137651927 gene encoding kynurenine/alpha-aminoadipate aminotransferase, mitochondrial-like isoform X3: MSRTPVQQITRQRMDYTRFMTDVTKNRKATILRDLFNLQLQGGEDWIYVIGGLPNESLFPLTEGQFTLADRRKIFIDESTMQECLQYGPSSGYPPLVKQLEAMVKKYHDPPRWSERKLLTINGTQDGLANSIAMMMNEGDFVLMENPSYSAFISLIQPYSPRILVLETDERGLIPSSLRAVLSRWNPEEMSKAQKDVPKFLYTNPTGNNPTGTVWPTERRKEIYSICCEYNLIIIEDDPYYFQQYTSEEYPPSFLRLDTECRVIRLDSFSKIIGGGLRTGFATGPEPLIEKLIFYQQMSSQHVSNLSQITLHQILNTWGEDGFERHTEKVKEFYWKKRDAVIACAEKHLSELCEWTVPDGGLFIWMKAFRRFAEMIREEISINKSTKG, encoded by the exons ATGTCTCGAACgccagtccaacagatcaccaggcaaAG AATGGATTATACAAGATTTATGACCGATGTAACCAAGAACAGAAAAGCAACTATACTGAGAGATCTCT TTAATCTGCAACTACAAGGTGGCGAAGATTGGATATACGTGATTGGTGGTCTACCTAacgagtccctgtttcctttgaccGAAGGTCAATTCACTTTAGCAGATAGGAGAAAGATATTTATAGATGAAAGCACCATGCAAGAGTGTTTGCAATATGGGCCTTCAAGCGG GTATCCTCCATTGGTAAAACAACTGGAAGCGATGGTGAAGAAGTATCACGATCCTCCTCGGTGGTCTGAGAGAAAGCTATTGACGATCAACGGGACCCAAGATGGCCTTGCGAATTCGATAGCAATGATGATGAATGAAGGGGACTTCGTCCTTATGGAAAATCCTAGCTACAGCGCTTTTATATCCCTC ATTCAACCGTATTCTCCGAGAATCTTGGTATTGGAAACGGACGAAAGGGGGCTTATACCCAGCTCTCTTAGAGCAGTTTTGTCTCGATGGAATCCAGAAGAGATGTCGAAGGCTCAGAAGGATGTACCTAAG tTCTTGTATACGAATCCCACGGGCAACAACCCCACAGGCACCGTGTGGCCAACCGAGAGGAGGAAAGAGATATATAGCATCTGTTGTGAATATAATCTCATCATTATTGAAGATGACCCTTATTACTTCCAGCAATATACTTCAGAG GAGTACCCACCAAGTTTCCTACGACTGGACACAGAATGCCGCGTGATACGTCTGGACTCCTTCTCGAAGATTATAGGCGGAGGATTGAGGACTGGGTTTGCCACTGGACCAGAACCTTTGATCGAGAAATTAATATTCTATCAGCAAATGTCCAGTCAGCATGTTTCTAACCTATCACAA ATTACCCTGCACCAAATCCTGAATACCTGGGGAGAAGATGGCTTCGAGAGACATACAGAGAAAGTCAAGGAATTTTACTGGAAGAAGAGAGATGCTGTTATAGCATGCGCTGAAAAACATTTATCAG AGCTGTGTGAATGGACTGTCCCCGATGGAGGTCTATTCATTTGGATGAAG GCTTTCAGAAGATTTGCAGAGATGATAAGAGAGGAAATAAGCATCAACAAGTCTACTAAAGGATAG
- the LOC137651927 gene encoding kynurenine/alpha-aminoadipate aminotransferase, mitochondrial-like isoform X1: protein MSRTPVQQITRQRMDYTRFMTDVTKNRKATILRDLFNLQLQGGEDWIYVIGGLPNESLFPLTEGQFTLADRRKIFIDESTMQECLQYGPSSGYPPLVKQLEAMVKKYHDPPRWSERKLLTINGTQDGLANSIAMMMNEGDFVLMENPSYSAFISLIQPYSPRILVLETDERGLIPSSLRAVLSRWNPEEMSKAQKDVPKFLYTNPTGNNPTGTVWPTERRKEIYSICCEYNLIIIEDDPYYFQQYTSEEYPPSFLRLDTECRVIRLDSFSKIIGGGLRTGFATGPEPLIEKLIFYQQMSSQHVSNLSQITLHQILNTWGEDGFERHTEKVKEFYWKKRDAVIACAEKHLSELCEWTVPDGGLFIWMKVKNVPDVWDMIMKRAAAKKVVMVPGNAFMPDSSMPCPYIRVAFSHNPTEKINEAFRRFAEMIREEISINKSTKG, encoded by the exons ATGTCTCGAACgccagtccaacagatcaccaggcaaAG AATGGATTATACAAGATTTATGACCGATGTAACCAAGAACAGAAAAGCAACTATACTGAGAGATCTCT TTAATCTGCAACTACAAGGTGGCGAAGATTGGATATACGTGATTGGTGGTCTACCTAacgagtccctgtttcctttgaccGAAGGTCAATTCACTTTAGCAGATAGGAGAAAGATATTTATAGATGAAAGCACCATGCAAGAGTGTTTGCAATATGGGCCTTCAAGCGG GTATCCTCCATTGGTAAAACAACTGGAAGCGATGGTGAAGAAGTATCACGATCCTCCTCGGTGGTCTGAGAGAAAGCTATTGACGATCAACGGGACCCAAGATGGCCTTGCGAATTCGATAGCAATGATGATGAATGAAGGGGACTTCGTCCTTATGGAAAATCCTAGCTACAGCGCTTTTATATCCCTC ATTCAACCGTATTCTCCGAGAATCTTGGTATTGGAAACGGACGAAAGGGGGCTTATACCCAGCTCTCTTAGAGCAGTTTTGTCTCGATGGAATCCAGAAGAGATGTCGAAGGCTCAGAAGGATGTACCTAAG tTCTTGTATACGAATCCCACGGGCAACAACCCCACAGGCACCGTGTGGCCAACCGAGAGGAGGAAAGAGATATATAGCATCTGTTGTGAATATAATCTCATCATTATTGAAGATGACCCTTATTACTTCCAGCAATATACTTCAGAG GAGTACCCACCAAGTTTCCTACGACTGGACACAGAATGCCGCGTGATACGTCTGGACTCCTTCTCGAAGATTATAGGCGGAGGATTGAGGACTGGGTTTGCCACTGGACCAGAACCTTTGATCGAGAAATTAATATTCTATCAGCAAATGTCCAGTCAGCATGTTTCTAACCTATCACAA ATTACCCTGCACCAAATCCTGAATACCTGGGGAGAAGATGGCTTCGAGAGACATACAGAGAAAGTCAAGGAATTTTACTGGAAGAAGAGAGATGCTGTTATAGCATGCGCTGAAAAACATTTATCAG AGCTGTGTGAATGGACTGTCCCCGATGGAGGTCTATTCATTTGGATGAAG GTGAAGAACGTACCCGATGTATGGGACATGATCATGAAAAGAGCGGCAGCTAAGAAAGTAGTCATGGTACCCGGAAACGCTTTCATGCCAGACAGCAGTATGCCGTGTCCATACATCAGGGTTGCTTTTTCTCATAACCCAACGGAAAAGATCAATGAG GCTTTCAGAAGATTTGCAGAGATGATAAGAGAGGAAATAAGCATCAACAAGTCTACTAAAGGATAG